In Eubalaena glacialis isolate mEubGla1 chromosome 4, mEubGla1.1.hap2.+ XY, whole genome shotgun sequence, one DNA window encodes the following:
- the LOC133090333 gene encoding olfactory receptor 7G1 codes for MGPRNKTGVSEFLLMEVTEDPELQLLFFILFLSIYLVTILGNLLIILAVISDPHLHTPMYFFLYNLSLTDIGFSTTTIPKMLVNIQAQNQSITYTGCLTQIYFVLVFASLESFLLAVMAYDRYVAICHPLRYTVIMNSRLCFFLILLSPFISIVDALLHSLMLLQLTFCTNLEIPLFFCEVVQVIKLACSDTLINNILIYMATSIFGGIPVCGVIFSYTQIVSSVLRMPSAGGKYKAFSTCGSHLSVVSLFYGAGLGVYISSALTNSSRKTAVASVIYTVVPQMMNPFIYSLRNRDMKGALRKLIRRAYMRVL; via the exons ATGGGACCCAGAAACAAAACAGGAGTTTCAGAATTCCTTCTTATGGAAGTGACAGAGGATCCAGAACTGCAGCTCCTCTTCTTCATTCTGTTCCTGTCCATATACCTCGTTACCATCCTGGGAAACCTGCTCATCATCCTGGCCGTCATCTCTGACCCCCACCTCCACACCCCCATGTATTTCTTTCTCTACAACCTGTCCTTGACTGACATCGGTTTCAGCACCACCACAATCCCAAAGATGCTGGTGAACATCCAAGCACAGAATCAGAGCATCACTTATACAGGCTGCCTTACACAGATCTACTTTGTCCTGGTGTTTGCTAGTTTGGAAAGTTTTCTCCTTGCAGTAATGGCCTATGACCGCTATGTGGCCATCTGTCATCCACTGAGGTACACGGTTATCATGAACTCCCgtctctgtttctttttgattcttcttTCCCCGTTTATTAGCATTGTGGATGCCCTTCTCCACAGTCTGATGCTGTTGCAGCTGACCTTTTGCACAAACCTGGAAATCCCCCTCTTTTTCTGTGAAGTTGTTCAGGTTATCAAGCTTGCATGTTCTGATACCCTCATCAACAATATCTTGATATATATGGCAACTAGCATATTTGGTGGTATTCCTGTGTGTGGAGTCATCTTCTCTTATACTCAAATAGTGTCCTCTGTTTTGAGAATGCCATCAGCGGGTGGAAAGTATAAAGCTTTTTCCACCTGTGGGTCTCACCTCTCAGTTGTGTCCTTATTCTATGGGGCAGGCTTGGGGGTATATATTAGTTCTGCTCTTACTAATTCTTCCAGAAAGACTGCAGTGGCTTCGGTGATTTACACTGTTGTCCCTCAAATGATGAACCCCTTCATCTATAGTCTGAGGAACAGGGACATGAAAGGTGCCTTGAGAAAACTCATCA GGAGGGCTTACATGAGGGTTTTATGA
- the LOC133090332 gene encoding olfactory receptor 7G1-like, with protein MEQRNKTRVPDFLLMEVTEDPELRSLLFSLFLSMYLVTVLGNLLIILAVSSDSQLHTPMYFFLFNMSINDICLSRTTIPKMLLNIQTQNQSITYTGCLTQIFFALVFASLESCLLAVMAYDCYVTICHPLRYTLIMNSHLCGLLILLSLFILIVDALLHSLMLLQLTFCTDLEIPLFFCEVVRVIKLACSDTLINNILIYLATSIFGGIPVCGIIFSYTQIMPSVLRMPSVGSKYKAFSTCGSHLSVVSLFFGTGFGVYISSALTNSSRNTAVLSMMYTVVPQMINPFIYSLRNRNMKGALRKLIIRTPSLL; from the coding sequence ATggaacagagaaataaaacacGTGTTCCAGATTTTCTTCTTATGGAAGTGACAGAGGATCCAGAGTTGCGCTCCCTCCTTTTCAGCCTGTTCCTTTCCATGTACCTGGTCACCGTCCTGGGAAACCTGCTTATCATTCTGGCTGTCAGCTCTGACTCCCAACTCCACACTCCCATgtacttctttctctttaatatGTCTATTAACGACATCTGTTTAAGCAGAACCACTATCCCAAAGATGCTACTGAACATCCAAACACAGAATCAAAGCATCACTTACACAGGCTGCCTTACACAGATCTTCTTTGCCCTGGTGTTTGCTAGTTTGGAAAGTTGTCTTCTTGCAGTAATGGCCTATGATTGCTATGTGACCATTTGTCATCCACTGAGATACACGCTCATCATGAACTCCCACCTCTGTGGTCTGCTAATACTACTCTCCCTGTTCATTCTTATTGTGGATGCCCTGCTTCACAGTCTGATGCTGTTGCAGCTGACCTTCTGCACAGATCTGGAAATCCCCCTCTTCTTCTGTGAAGTTGTTCGGGTCATCAAGCTTGCATGTTCTGATACCCTCATCAATAATATCCTGATATATTTGGCAACTAGCATATTTGGTGGTATTCCTGTGTGTGGAATCATTTTCTCTTATACTCAAATAATGCCCTCTGTTTTGAGAATGCCATCAGTGGGTAGCAAGTATAAAGCTTTTTCCACCTGCGGCTCTCACCTCTCAGTTGTGTCCTTATTCTTTGGGACAGGTTTTGGAGTGTACATTAGTTCTGCTCTTACTAACTCTTCCAGAAACACTGCAGTGCTTTCAATGATGTACACTGTTGTCCCTCAAATGATCAACCCCTTCATCTATAGCCTGAGGAACAGGAACATGAAAGGAGCCTTGAGGAAACTCATCATTAGGACTCCTTCTCTTCTGTGA